Proteins from a single region of Theileria parva strain Muguga chromosome 1, complete sequence, whole genome shotgun sequence:
- a CDS encoding haloacid dehalogenase-like hydrolase (Tp23), which yields MRYKFCSKFLFLFVIFLDLFCSNSLCAPISDFVKPDTPPKFFAIDIDGTFYINDETKFKRNVKALKLLKDKNVTPFFCTGRSFNAVKKIFGAEFQNESSYKLLPGIYSNGSLIYNSYGILIHKSVFKSDFIEKFIQFVNDKRYRNHVVFFGVVDIFSLESSVDPKDELTLDLDPIVKSDAQIKNEDITGIRIKKIDITVAGSSEDTDYVKFDEGDVTVLFPEKSLKDLSLKKLVESMGGKISECTYIGNELNDLKVMSFPDILSFAVGDAIDKIKDIAKWVLDLKHDECAFEKVVDLLYGEES from the exons ATGAGATATAAGTTTTGCTCCAAATTCTTGTTCCTGTTCGTTATCTTTCTTGACCTGTTTTGTAGCAATTCTCTCTGTGCTCCCATTTCAGATTTTGTTAAACCAGATACACCCCCGAAGTTTTTTGCCATAGATATTGATGGTACATTCTATATAAATGATGAAACAAAGTTTAAGAGAAACGTCAAAGCACTAAAACTACTCAAAGATAAGAATGTTACACCCTTTTTCTGTACAG GCAGAAGCTTCAATGCCGTCAAAAAAATCTTCGGTGCAGAGTTTCAGAATGAATCTTCATACAAACTACTCCCAGGCATATATTCTAATGGctcactaatttacaacAGCTATGGGATTTTAATACATAAATCGGTTTTCAAAAGTGATTTTATCGAAAAATTCATACAGTTTGTAAATGATAAAAGGTATAGAAATCATGTCGTGTTTTTCGGTGTTGTAGATATATTTTCACTCGAATCTTCAGTGGATCCTAAAGATGAATTAACACTAGATCTAGACCCTATTGTTAAATCTGACGCTCAGATTAAAAATGAGGACATCACTGGAATTcgaattaaaaaaatcgATATCACCGTTGCAGGTTCGTCTGAGGATACAgattatgtaaaatttgatgAGGGAGATGTTACTGTTTTATTTCCTGAGAAATCATTAAAAGATTTATCCcttaaaaaattagttgAAAGCATGGGTGGTAAAATAAGTGAGTGCACATATATCGGCAACGAGctaaatgatttaaaagTCATGTCGTTCCCTGATATACTGTCGTTTGCTGTTGGAGATGCAATTGACAAGATTAAGGATATAGCTAAGTGGGTGTTGGATTTAAAACACGACGAGTGTGCCTTTGAGAAAGTTGTAGACCTCTTGTACGGTGAAGAAAGTTAA
- a CDS encoding haloacid dehalogenase-like hydrolase family protein: MTILSIVIFLLINVSSDPISDFVKPATPPKYFAIDIDGTFHIKDESKFKKNVEAFKRLKQNNITPFFCTGRDTFCVKKLLGDSFFNESGYNFYPGVYANGTLVYDSDGNLISELKFEDTLLEKFIQYFEDNGLKDKTMYLTKDGFLSLEEFFDDGKKAMNLKQFVLPEKVTKGELKQKDVVAIAVFKIGLTNCNFIDQVYPIEFSKHGYTQITPSECNKKIGLEKLLKKLQSSGQECAFIGDDSNDLEPMEFCSISFAVGDAVDEAKNKAKWLLDLKHDECAFEKVVELLVN, translated from the exons ATGACAATACTGAGTATTGTCATCTTCCtattaattaatgtttCCTCTGACCCTATTTCAGATTTTGTTAAACCAGCAACTCCTCCAAAATATTTTGCAATAGATATTGATGGTACGTTCCATATAAAAGATGAATCAAAATTCAAGAAAAACGTCGAAGCATTCAAACGACtcaaacaaaataatataactCCCTTTTTCTGTACAG GGAGGGATACATTTTGtgtgaaaaaattgttagGAGATTCGTTTTTCAACGAGTCTggatataatttttatccaGGAGTTTATGCCAATGGAACACTTGTTTATGACTCGGATGGGAATTTGATATCAGAATTAAAGTTTGAAGATACCCTTTTAgaaaaatttattcaatattTTGAAGACAATGGTCTTAAAGATAAAACAATGTATTTGACTAAAGACGGATTTTTATCCCTTGAAGAATTTTTCGATGATGGTAAAAAAGCTATGAATTTAAAGCAGTTTGTATTACCAGAAAAAGTTACGAAGGGTgaattaaaacaaaaagATGTTGTAGCAATAGCTGTATTCAAGATTGGTTTAACCAATTGCAACTTTATCGATCAAGTATATCCGATTGAATTTTCCAAACATGGTTACACCCAGATAACACCTTCTGaatgtaataaaaaaattggactcgaaaaattattgaaaaaacTACAATCAAGTGGGCAAGAATGTGCATTTATTGGAGACGACTCGAACGATTTAGAACCCATGGAGTTTTGTTCCATATCATTTGCAGTTGGAGATGCAGTAGATGAAGCTAAAAATAAGGCCAAGTGGTTGTTAGACTTAAAGCATGATGAGTGTGCTTTTGAGAAGGTGGTTGAACTCttggtaaattaa
- a CDS encoding Nucleosome assembly protein (NAP) family protein has protein sequence MKRNHDDAATSNDSATNSSDATNNPLLPFISEFDEVQKKLLSLDEECANEQMNLQRKFDKKKQPFFDKRQEIIDKIPGFWCKALTHHPALSYLTSADLPVLEHLKSIQLFDNLDNNGSYKLTLNFSDKAKEFMSPLSLTKHVVFDLNKENVKECTKITWKPGKSPVEEALKARKNDKCIDWSLFEWFTEDEWLNRPDVGEIIRREIWHAPLAYYMDTVSIDYFDDEYDMIDDEDDM, from the exons ATGAAGAGAAATCACGATGATGCCGCTACTTCCAACGACTCTGCCACTAATTC ATCTGATGCCACGAACAACCCTCTTTTACCGTTTATTTCAGAATTTGATGAAG TTCAGAAGAAACTGCTTTCTCTGGATGAGGAGTGTGCCAACGAACAGATGAATCTTCAAAGAAAGTTCGACAAGAAAAAACAGCCATTTTTCGATAAACGCCAA GAAATAATAGACAAGATACCTGGATTTTGGTGCAAAGCTCTTACACACCACCCTGCTCTTAGCTACCTGACTTCCGCAGACCTTCCAGTACTCGAACACCTGAAAAGCATACAGTTATTCGATAATCTTGACAACAATGGATCgtataaattaacactc AACTTCTCTGATAAGGCTAAGGAATTCATGAGCCCACTTTCTTTGACCAAGCACGTTGTATTTGACCTAAATAAAGAGAACGTTAAGGAGTGTACCAAAATAACTTGGAAGCCTGGGAAG AGCCCCGTGGAAGAAGCGTTGAAGGCTAGGAAGAACGACAAGTGCATTGACTGGTCCCTTTTTGAGTGGTTTACTGAGGATGAATGGCTCAACAGGCCTGACGTTGGAGAAATCATAAGGAGGGAGATATGGCACGCACCGCTAGCTTACTACATGGATACCGTTTCCATAGACTATTTTGACGACGAGTACGATATGATagatgatgaagatgacATGTAA
- a CDS encoding haloacid dehalogenase-like hydrolase (Tp22), with protein sequence MPKILSYLIFIVLSCTNCLSAPISDFVKPDTPPKYFAIDIDGTFHIKDESKFKKNVEAFKRLKQKNTTPFFCTGRHLQCAKKLLGEGFFTETGYNGYPGVYLNGALVYDTNGKAFVDKFTPQFIDEFVNYVEQNNLNDKVFYYSPEGTFSLKELYKDGLQAIENNFITTPVVLSLSDLKSKDIIGITIFKTGLGGCISMSGVHSIEYTQHDITHITSLKCDKKIGLEKLLKDLGSNETECAYIGDDVNDVEAMEYCSMSFAVADAQEEAKNKAKWTLDLKHDECAFEKVVKLLCDDEGQQTSSMGSV encoded by the exons ATGCCTAAAATACTTTCATATCTTATATTCATTGTCTTATCTTGTACTAATTGTCTCTCTGCTCCCATTTCAGATTTTGTTAAACCAGACACACCCCCGAAGTATTTTGCCATAGATATTGATGGTACATTCCATATAAAAGATGAATCAAAATTCAAGAAAAACGTCGAAGCATTCAAACGACTCAAACAAAAGAATACAACTCCCTTTTTCTGTACAG gaCGACATCTGCAATGTGCTAAGAAACTACTGGGAGAAGGCTTTTTTACTGAGACTGGATATAACGGCTATCCTGGTGTATATCTAAACGGGGCATTAGTTTATGATACAAATGGAAAAGCGTTCGTAGACAAGTTTACACCACAGTTCATTGATGAGTTCGTTAATTATGTCGAACAAAATAATCTTAACGATAAAGTGTTTTATTACAGTCCTGAAGGTACCTTTTCGTTGaaagaattatataaagaTGGATTACAGGCAATcgaaaataatttcataacAACTCCGGTAGTTTTAAGTCTTTCTGATTTAAAATCGAAGGATATAATAGGAATAACAATATTCAAAACTGGATTGGGTGGTTGTATCTCAATGAGTGGTGTACATTCTATCGAATATACACAACATGACATAACGCATATAACATCTCTTAAATGTGACAAAAAAATTGGACTCGAAAAGTTATTAAAAGATCTAGGCTCAAACGAAACTGAATGTGCTTACATAGGTGATGATGTCAACGATGTCGAAGCTATGGAATACTGTTCAATGTCGTTTGCTGTAGCAGACGCACAGGAGGAAGCTAAAAATAAGGCTAAGTGGACTTTAGACTTAAAGCATGATGAGTGTGCTTTTGAAAAAGTAGTAAAATTACTATGCGATGATGAAGGCCAACAAACCAGCTCGATGGGATCAGTTTAG
- a CDS encoding haloacid dehalogenase-like hydrolase family protein, translating to MEQNNSPDVKRYLGVDIDGTFYVEDPEKFKNNIEAFKNLKSKNIVPFFCTGRVRLSAMKVVGDDFQGETGYNGYPGVYANGALVYDSDGNIISHSHFSEEFLRKFVKYIIDNNLDDITIFKGADKFFIIKDLREEFKSYPKSKNMDNLILITPEEIVKEKVLGILLSNNANLDDLPSKLSCKMCTNDRTYQISSENVTKAYGVERLLNYLGVSPDQCSFIGDGDNDIEVLKYCKLSYAVGNANNAVKMAAKTVLNESYDQGAFEKAVQLVSSS from the exons ATGGAGCAAAATAATTCCCCTGATGTTAAAAGATACTTAGGGGTAGATATTGATGGTACATTTTATGTAGAAGATCCTGAAAAATTTAAGAATAACATCGAGGCTTTTAAAAACCTGAAATCGAAGAATATCGTTCCCTTTTTCTGTACAG gtAGGGTTCGTCTTAGTGCCATGAAGGTTGTCGGTGATGACTTTCAGGGTGAGACTGGATACAACGGCTATCCTGGTGTTTATGCCAATGGAGCACTGGTTTACGACTCTGATGGAAACATAATAAGTCATTCACATTTTTCTGAAGAATTTCTCagaaaatttgtaaaatacaTTATCGACAATAATCTGGATGACatcacaatttttaaaggAGCCGATAAGTTCTTTATTATCAAAGATTTAAGGGAAGAGTTCAAAAGTTATCCTAAAAGCAAAAATATGGATAATTTGATTCTAATTACTCCAGAAGAAATAGTAAAAGAGAAAGTATTGGGAATACTTCTGAGTAACAATGCCAATCTAGATGATTTGCCCAGTAAATTGTCATGTAAAATGTGCACTAACGATAGAACCTATCAGATAAGCTCTGAAAATGTAACAAAAGCCTACGGAGTTGAAAGATTGCTGAATTATTTGGGAGTTTCACCTGACCAATGTTCATTTATTGGTGATGGAGATAACGATATAgaagtgttaaaatattgtaaacTATCTTATGCAGTGGGAAATGCAAACAATGCAGTGAAAATGGCTGCGAAAACTGTTTTAAATGAAAGTTATGATCAGGGTGCTTTTGAAAAGGCTGTACAGCTTGTTTCTTCATCCTGA
- a CDS encoding haloacid dehalogenase-like hydrolase (Tp21): MLNVLALTLYIYTLKFGLPIPTDIYFGVDIDGTFYVEDPEKFKNNIEAFKNLKSKNIVPFFCTGRVRLSAMKVVGDDFQGETGYNGYPGVYANGALVYDSDGNIISHSHFSEEFLRKFVKYIIDNNLDDITIFKGADKFFIIKDLSPVYIDRKNETTVTNIEKITPDELYNKKIIIINTNNIPNPTELTTLFVAKVSTNGKTFHFFPEEVSKEHGTKKLLEHLNLDFNNCSFVGNGNNDKEIMKSCKFSYAVEDAVDEAKQAAKKVLTKKHDDGGFIEAVESLSNDMGKPKQGMPVAELGESYT; encoded by the exons ATGCTAAATGTTTTGGCACTCACACTGTACATTTATACTTTGAAATTCGGGCTTCCCATACCAACagatatttattttggtGTTGATATTGATGGTACATTTTATGTAGAAGATCCTGAAAAATTTAAGAATAACATCGAGGCTTTTAAAAACCTGAAATCGAAGAATATCGTTCCCTTTTTCTGTACAG gtAGGGTTCGTCTTAGTGCCATGAAGGTTGTCGGTGATGACTTTCAGGGTGAGACTGGATACAACGGCTATCCTGGTGTTTATGCCAATGGAGCACTGGTTTACGACTCTGATGGAAACATAATAAGTCATTCACATTTTTCTGAAGAATTTCTCagaaaatttgtaaaatacaTTATCGACAATAATCTGGATGACatcacaatttttaaaggAGCCGATAAGTTCTTTATTATCAAAGATTTAAGTCCGGTTTATATTGACCGCAAGAACGAAACAACCGTGACGAATATAGAGAAAATCACACCCGATGAGCTTTAcaacaaaaaaataatcatcATAAACACCAACAATATTCCGAATCCCACCGAATTAACGACTTTGTTTGTTGCAAAGGTTTCAACAAACGGGAAAACATTCCATTTTTTCCCAGAAGAGGTTTCCAAAGAACATGGAACCAAGAAGCTTTTAGAGCATCTGAACCTGGATTTCAATAATTGCTCATTTGTTGGTAATGGGAATAATGACAAGGAAATTATGAAATCATGCAAATTTTCATATGCAGTCGAAGACGCTGTAGATGAAGCAAAACAAGCTGCCAAGAAGGTTTTAACAAAGAAACATGACGACGGAGGATTTATAGAGGCCGTTGAATCATTATCTAATGATATGGGAAAGCCAAAACAAGGTATGCCTGTGGCAGAACTTGGTGAATCATATACCTAA
- a CDS encoding haloacid dehalogenase-like hydrolase (Tp17), which translates to MTILSIVIFLLINVSSDPISNFSKPATPPKYFAIDIDGTFHIKDESKFKKNVEAFKRLKQNNITPFFCTARDTFCVKKLLGDSFSNESGYNFYPGVYSNGTLVYDSDGNLISELKFEDTLLEKFIQYFEDNGLKDKTMYLTKDGFLSLEEFFDDGKKILDNLKYEAPTKITKGELKQKDVVSIDVFKIGLTNCDFINQVYSIEFSKEGHTQITPSECNKKAGLAKLLENLGSNETECAFIGDNLNDIEAMEYCSISFAVGDAVDEAKNKAKWLLDLNHDDCAFEKAANLLVD; encoded by the exons ATGACAATACTGAGTATTGTCATCTTCCtattaattaatgtttCCTCTGACCCTATATCGAATTTCTCTAAACCAGCAACTCCTCCAAAATATTTTGCAATAGATATTGATGGTACATTCCATATAAAAGATGAATCAAAATTCAAGAAAAACGTCGAAGCATTCAAACGACtcaaacaaaataatataactCCCTTTTTCTGTACAG CGAGGGATACATTTTGTGTGAAAAAACTATTGGGAGATTCCTTCTCTAATGAGTCTggatataatttttatccaGGAGTTTATTCCAATGGAACACTTGTTTATGACTCTGATGGGAACTTGATATCAGAATTAAAGTTTGAAGATACCCTTTTAgaaaaatttattcaatattTTGAAGACAATGGTCTTAAAGATAAAACAATGTATTTGACTAAAGACGGATTTTTATCCCTTGAAGAATTTTTCGATGAtggtaaaaaaattttggaTAATCTGAAGTACGAAGCACCAACAAAGATTACGAAGGGTgaattaaaacaaaaagATGTTGTATCAATAGATGTATTCAAGATTGGTTTAACCAATTGCGACTTTATCAATCAAGTATACTCGATTGAATTTTCGAAGGAAGGCCACACCCAGATAACACCTTCTGAATGTAACAAAAAAGCAGGTCTTGCAAAATTGCTAGAAAATCTAGGCTCAAACGAAACTGAATGTGCATTTATTGGTGATAATTTGAACGATATAGAAGCAATGGAATATTGTTCCATTTCATTTGCAGTTGGAGATGCAGTAGATGAAGCTAAAAATAAGGCCAAGTGGTTGTTAGACTTAAACCATGATGATTGTGCCTTTGAAAAGGCGGCAAATCTTTTGGTGgattaa